In a genomic window of Candidatus Flexicrinis proximus:
- a CDS encoding SGNH/GDSL hydrolase family protein has product MPSRIPEDALVLFQGDSVTDAGRARDVWKDWGTGYAMIAASWYSALYPERRVKFLNRGVGGDRVRDLLDRWDQDFLALQPTWVSILIGINNTWRAFDSNDPTPANVFERQYRKLLDRIVTQLNAQIVLCDPFLLEVVDGQELWRPDLNEKIEIIHRLAQEYNTIHVPLDSIFAEASARRKAKFWLPDGVHPSPSGAALIAQSWLQAVGIP; this is encoded by the coding sequence ATGCCTTCCAGAATCCCAGAAGACGCCCTCGTGCTCTTTCAGGGCGACAGCGTTACCGATGCCGGGCGCGCCCGCGACGTGTGGAAAGATTGGGGGACCGGCTACGCCATGATCGCGGCCTCCTGGTACTCCGCCCTCTACCCGGAACGCCGTGTCAAATTCCTCAACCGTGGCGTGGGCGGCGACCGCGTCCGCGATTTGCTGGACCGCTGGGACCAGGACTTCCTGGCCCTCCAGCCCACCTGGGTGTCGATCCTGATCGGCATCAACAATACCTGGCGCGCCTTCGACAGCAACGACCCCACCCCCGCCAACGTTTTCGAGCGCCAGTACCGCAAATTGCTCGACCGCATAGTGACGCAGCTCAACGCCCAGATCGTGCTCTGCGATCCGTTCCTGCTGGAAGTCGTCGACGGTCAGGAACTGTGGCGGCCGGACCTGAACGAGAAAATCGAGATCATTCACCGGCTCGCACAGGAGTACAATACCATTCATGTGCCGCTTGACTCGATCTTTGCCGAGGCTTCGGCGCGGCGCAAGGCGAAGTTCTGGCTGCCGGACGGCGTCCATCCGTCTCCATCCGGCGCGGCGCTCATCGCCCAGTCGTGGCTGCAGGCTGTTGGAATACCCTGA
- a CDS encoding carbohydrate ABC transporter permease has product MTQAVLSARPRKPISTSKWLVNALTITLCIVWAIPILWAIIVSLRPREDALGRGDIWFGEHLSVESYQIVNQLAPFFPHVEDGQLTASYYQNTLQYVLTTLAVQLITIPLAAFAFVHFEFPGKKILFYLILAQMMIPTASLLVPNFVTIRELGLYDTTLAIAIPYFGSAFGTFLMRQAFLEVPTELVEAGQIDGCRWYHLLWHVYLPPSRSTLIAFGLVSVSFHWNSLLWPLVVTSDKARPLTMGLLRFTQLTDIGAQWSLIMAATLIIVAPLLLIFLIFQRQFIQSFMHSGIK; this is encoded by the coding sequence ATGACTCAGGCCGTCTTATCCGCCCGTCCCCGCAAACCTATCAGCACCTCGAAGTGGCTGGTTAACGCCCTGACGATCACCCTGTGCATCGTCTGGGCCATTCCGATCCTGTGGGCCATTATCGTCTCGCTGCGCCCGCGGGAGGATGCGCTTGGGCGTGGCGATATCTGGTTCGGCGAGCATCTCTCGGTCGAGAGCTACCAGATCGTCAACCAGCTCGCCCCCTTCTTCCCGCATGTCGAAGACGGCCAGCTCACGGCGTCCTATTACCAGAACACCCTTCAGTACGTGCTGACGACCCTCGCCGTGCAGCTCATCACCATACCGCTGGCGGCCTTCGCCTTCGTGCATTTCGAGTTTCCGGGCAAGAAGATCCTGTTCTACCTGATTCTGGCGCAGATGATGATTCCCACCGCCAGCCTGCTGGTGCCCAACTTTGTCACCATCCGCGAGCTGGGCCTGTACGACACGACTCTCGCCATCGCCATCCCCTATTTCGGATCGGCGTTCGGGACGTTTCTGATGCGTCAGGCCTTCCTGGAAGTGCCGACCGAACTGGTCGAGGCCGGCCAGATCGACGGCTGCCGCTGGTATCACCTGCTCTGGCACGTCTACCTGCCGCCCAGCCGCTCGACCCTGATCGCCTTCGGCTTGGTGAGCGTCAGCTTCCACTGGAACTCGCTGCTCTGGCCGCTGGTTGTGACCAGCGACAAAGCCCGTCCGCTGACCATGGGCCTGCTGCGCTTTACCCAGCTCACCGACATCGGCGCCCAGTGGAGCCTGATCATGGCCGCCACCCTGATTATCGTCGCGCCGCTGCTGCTGATCTTCCTGATCTTCCAGCGCCAGTTCATCCAGAGCTTCATGCACTCAGGCATCAAGTAA
- a CDS encoding serine/threonine-protein kinase, producing the protein MTDELIGKTIGGYVIEGHIGRGGMATVYLARQTSMNRVVALKVLPKNLSDETYFKRFEREVNIVAQLEHRSIVPVYDHGTLDGQPFIAMRYMSGGSLDQRLVTGPMRAEDVLEVYAQIAPALDYAHNKNVLHRDLKPSNVLLDETGGAFITDFGIARVIGDQSHTPTITTQGVVGTPSYMSPEQAQGQPMDGRSDLYALGVMLFELLTGRRPFMSDTPYSIAVMQVTAPPPSARAINPNISPAVEHVIFKTLKKKPDERYPTAAELVESLRIAIENPGGFNPNDTQPHRKPVSAATQPVPVTPSQQQPMLQPVFTPRAPSDFMPAPVSASMPAARAVRRRSSGGNLWVSMTIGALIGCGLLAVIGFVVVMVASQLIDRLNSQSSTETTPDASVLTPTGDPGAQALATATASGTQSAAPIGVRDPMDGLLVFVTDTQTGGGPVYSQIFTSTLRDPIPAQFTDASYNHSAPTVSPDGQTIAYVSDRFDSDDVFVTDFARTYNTRVLASSVDESNPAWMPDGTALVFASDTRGDGALSLLMAPVDGSGVVTVIYSEPNVRASHPSLSPDGTKIAFVAGAPRDASTWEVVVMDLLSGTTVALTNNAVRETYPVFSADGQTLFWVSDHDGESALWRGSIDGAGSARLFNSKDYISGLTLSPDGTLLLMSLGAVSDPVGSLYTLGIDGASEPESLDIAFALNVDWTP; encoded by the coding sequence ATGACCGACGAGCTGATCGGCAAGACCATCGGCGGCTACGTGATCGAGGGGCACATCGGGCGCGGTGGCATGGCGACCGTCTATTTGGCGCGCCAGACCTCCATGAACCGTGTCGTGGCGCTCAAGGTGCTTCCCAAAAACCTGTCCGACGAGACCTACTTCAAACGCTTTGAGCGTGAAGTCAATATCGTCGCGCAGCTCGAACACCGCTCAATCGTCCCCGTCTACGACCACGGCACCCTCGACGGCCAGCCCTTCATCGCCATGCGCTATATGTCCGGCGGTTCGCTGGACCAGCGGCTGGTCACCGGGCCAATGCGCGCCGAAGACGTGCTGGAAGTCTACGCCCAGATCGCCCCCGCGCTCGATTACGCCCACAACAAAAACGTCCTCCACCGCGACCTCAAGCCCTCTAACGTCCTGCTCGACGAGACCGGCGGCGCGTTCATCACCGACTTCGGCATCGCCCGCGTCATCGGCGACCAGAGCCACACTCCGACCATCACCACCCAGGGCGTGGTCGGCACGCCCAGCTATATGAGCCCGGAGCAGGCGCAGGGACAGCCGATGGACGGCCGCAGCGACCTGTACGCCCTGGGCGTCATGCTCTTCGAACTGCTCACCGGCCGCCGGCCGTTCATGTCCGATACGCCCTATAGTATCGCCGTGATGCAGGTCACCGCCCCGCCGCCTTCTGCCCGTGCCATCAATCCCAATATCAGTCCCGCCGTCGAGCACGTCATCTTCAAGACGCTCAAGAAGAAGCCCGACGAACGCTACCCGACCGCCGCCGAACTGGTCGAATCGCTGCGGATCGCCATCGAGAACCCCGGCGGCTTCAACCCTAACGATACCCAGCCGCACCGCAAGCCGGTCAGCGCCGCAACCCAGCCCGTCCCGGTCACGCCGTCCCAGCAGCAGCCGATGCTCCAGCCCGTCTTTACCCCGCGTGCGCCATCGGACTTCATGCCCGCGCCTGTCTCGGCATCCATGCCGGCCGCGCGCGCAGTCCGCCGCCGCAGTTCGGGCGGCAACCTGTGGGTGAGCATGACCATCGGCGCGCTGATCGGCTGCGGGCTGCTGGCCGTGATCGGCTTCGTCGTTGTGATGGTGGCATCGCAGTTGATCGACCGGCTTAATTCGCAGTCCTCTACCGAAACCACGCCCGACGCCAGCGTGCTAACCCCCACCGGCGACCCCGGAGCGCAGGCTCTGGCGACCGCCACTGCTTCCGGTACCCAGTCTGCTGCGCCCATCGGCGTGCGCGACCCGATGGACGGACTGCTGGTCTTCGTGACCGACACCCAAACCGGCGGCGGGCCGGTCTATTCGCAGATTTTCACCTCAACCCTCCGCGACCCGATCCCGGCCCAGTTTACCGACGCGTCTTACAACCACAGCGCCCCGACCGTCTCGCCTGACGGCCAGACCATCGCCTATGTCAGCGACCGTTTCGACAGCGACGATGTGTTCGTGACCGATTTCGCCCGTACCTATAATACCCGTGTGCTTGCCTCATCCGTCGACGAGTCCAACCCCGCCTGGATGCCGGACGGCACCGCGCTGGTGTTTGCCTCGGATACCCGCGGCGACGGCGCGCTCAGCTTACTGATGGCGCCGGTCGATGGCAGCGGGGTAGTCACCGTGATTTATAGCGAGCCGAACGTGCGCGCCTCGCATCCCTCGCTCTCGCCCGACGGCACAAAAATCGCCTTCGTCGCCGGCGCCCCGCGTGACGCCTCGACCTGGGAAGTTGTCGTGATGGACCTGCTCAGCGGCACCACCGTCGCGCTCACCAACAACGCCGTGCGCGAAACCTACCCGGTGTTCTCGGCTGACGGCCAGACCCTGTTCTGGGTCAGCGACCATGACGGTGAATCCGCGCTCTGGCGCGGCAGTATCGACGGCGCGGGCTCGGCCCGCCTGTTCAACAGCAAAGACTACATCAGCGGCTTGACCCTCAGCCCGGATGGCACGCTGCTCCTGATGAGCCTGGGCGCCGTTTCCGATCCCGTCGGTTCGCTCTACACGCTGGGCATCGACGGCGCTTCGGAACCCGAATCGCTCGATATTGCCTTCGCGCTCAATGTGGACTGGACTCCATGA
- a CDS encoding alanine--glyoxylate aminotransferase family protein: protein MGTHKRLVLPGPVEVREEILQAQTQWMIGHRSTAFADLYARMQVKLKQAFKTENRVILLGSSGTGLWEGASRNCIRDDKKVLHLIGGAFSERWAEISQMNGKQVDTIKVEWGQAHTAQMVADAMAKQTYDAVCAVHNETSTGVTNPIKAIGEVVRQYEDTLFLVDTVSGFLGAELRTDDWGIDFALTSSQKAFALPPGLAFAAVSERVLKRAAQVPYRGYYFDLLEITKMGDKNNTPSTPPVSLMFAADKQLDDIMAEGVENRWARHLHMRELTHNWADSRGFGVYADRNFASPTVTTVDNRVKNIDVDAMAKFMSGKNFSMDKGYGKIKGATFRIAHMGDMQPSTLEEVLSGLDEFIGA, encoded by the coding sequence ATGGGCACTCATAAGAGGCTGGTTCTACCCGGCCCGGTGGAAGTCCGCGAAGAAATTCTGCAAGCCCAGACCCAATGGATGATCGGCCACCGCTCGACGGCCTTCGCGGATCTGTACGCGCGGATGCAGGTCAAGCTGAAGCAGGCCTTCAAGACGGAAAACCGCGTGATCCTGCTCGGTTCGTCCGGCACGGGCTTGTGGGAAGGCGCGTCGCGCAACTGTATCCGCGACGACAAGAAGGTGCTGCATCTGATCGGCGGGGCGTTCAGCGAGCGCTGGGCCGAGATCAGCCAGATGAACGGCAAGCAGGTCGATACCATCAAGGTCGAGTGGGGCCAGGCGCACACCGCCCAGATGGTGGCCGACGCGATGGCGAAGCAGACCTACGACGCGGTTTGCGCCGTGCATAACGAAACCAGCACCGGCGTCACCAACCCGATCAAGGCGATCGGCGAGGTGGTCCGCCAATACGAAGACACCCTGTTCCTGGTCGACACCGTCAGCGGCTTCCTCGGCGCGGAACTCCGTACCGACGACTGGGGTATCGATTTTGCGCTGACCAGCAGCCAGAAGGCATTCGCGCTGCCGCCCGGCCTGGCCTTTGCCGCCGTCAGCGAGCGCGTGCTCAAGCGCGCCGCGCAGGTTCCCTACCGCGGCTATTACTTCGACCTGCTGGAAATCACCAAGATGGGCGACAAGAACAATACGCCGTCCACGCCGCCGGTCAGCCTGATGTTCGCGGCCGACAAGCAGCTTGACGACATCATGGCCGAAGGCGTCGAAAACCGTTGGGCGCGCCACCTGCACATGCGCGAACTGACCCACAACTGGGCCGATTCGCGCGGGTTCGGCGTCTACGCAGACCGCAACTTCGCCAGCCCGACCGTCACGACTGTCGATAACCGCGTCAAGAATATCGACGTGGATGCGATGGCGAAATTCATGTCCGGCAAGAACTTCAGCATGGACAAGGGCTACGGCAAGATCAAGGGCGCGACGTTCCGCATCGCGCATATGGGCGATATGCAGCCCTCGACCCTCGAAGAAGTGCTCAGCGGCCTCGACGAATTTATCGGCGCGTAA
- a CDS encoding GntR family transcriptional regulator, producing the protein MSDPRATLAQLVADTLREAIHNGQIACGERLIELAIAQSHNVSQNTVRDALRRLENEGWVRYEARHGVRVRSFDAGEAEEVFALMATVEQLAVGWVFDDHKRAQLLAALTPPVARARDEHNVGQIALRRKALFGFHAALLALTGRSQTQALLRTLHNQAYLLTTDFETHAESYTHHFEQLEGYEHLLGMLKFGSSAEIQSTLFARILADGRPIVRWLAMHT; encoded by the coding sequence ATGAGCGATCCGCGCGCGACGCTGGCCCAGTTGGTGGCGGATACGCTGCGCGAGGCCATCCATAACGGGCAGATCGCCTGTGGGGAACGCCTGATAGAGCTCGCTATCGCCCAGTCGCACAACGTCAGCCAGAACACGGTTCGCGACGCCCTGCGCCGCCTCGAAAATGAAGGCTGGGTGCGTTACGAAGCCCGGCATGGCGTCCGCGTCCGCAGTTTCGATGCCGGCGAAGCCGAGGAAGTCTTCGCCCTGATGGCGACCGTCGAGCAGTTGGCGGTGGGCTGGGTCTTCGATGACCATAAACGCGCGCAGCTCCTTGCCGCCCTCACGCCGCCGGTTGCCCGCGCCCGTGACGAGCACAATGTTGGGCAGATCGCCCTCCGCCGCAAAGCCCTGTTCGGCTTTCACGCCGCGCTGCTGGCGCTGACCGGCCGCTCGCAGACTCAGGCGCTGCTCAGGACGCTCCACAATCAGGCCTATCTGCTCACCACCGACTTCGAGACCCACGCCGAATCCTACACGCATCACTTCGAGCAGCTCGAAGGCTACGAGCATCTGCTCGGCATGCTCAAGTTCGGCTCATCCGCCGAGATCCAGTCCACGCTCTTTGCCCGGATTCTCGCCGACGGACGGCCAATCGTGCGCTGGCTGGCCATGCACACCTGA